GCCGACGACGGTCATGCCGAAGCTGAGGCCGTGGCCGAGCTGGACGATCGCAAGCAGCGCGAGCGGCGGCTCGTTGGCCGTGACGATCCAGCGCAGCACGGCGCTGAGCCCTCCGATCGCGATCATGGTGGACGGATGCAGCGAGAAGCGCGGCGACAGCGCGAACACTGCGATCTCCGCGATCACGCCCAGCGTCCACAGCCCCGCGATGGTCAGCCCGCTGATCCCATGGAGCTGCCAGTTGATGGCCGAGAAGGTGTAATAGGCGACGTGGCTGCCCTGGATCAGCGCCGCCGAGACGATCACGGCCCAGAAGCCGGCATCGCGCAGCAGCGCCTCGCCGGCATGCCTCTCCGTCGTCTTGCGCCCGACCTCGTCCAGCGGACGAAGCAGCAGGCCGGCTGCGACCGCAACGACCGCCCATGCGACGATGACCCAGATCAGATCGCGCGCGGCGATGTGGTCGACGAGAAAGCCGCAGGCGAGCGAGCCGGCGGCGAAGGCCGCCGAGCCCCACAGCCGCAAGGGTCCGTAATCGAGCCCGTAACGGGCGACGCCGCGCAGCGCATAGGCATCGGTCAGCGGCATCGTCGGCGTCCACATCATGCAGGTCAGCGCGTAGATCAGGAACAACGCGAGCGGCTGCTGCTGCAGGCCGACCGCGGTAAAGCCGATCGCGGTCGCCAGCACAGAGACCATCATGCCGGCGCGAATCGCATGTCGCTTTTCGGCAAAGGCGGTCACTTGCGGCAGCGTGGTGAAGCGCGTGATCGCCGGCAGCGCGTTGATGAGGCCGATCCAGGCCGCGTCGACGCCGATCGCCTTCAGCCACACCGGGAAGAACGGCAGATGCGTACCCGAGACCGCGAAGACGGCCGAATAGAACAAGGCGAGGCTGACGGCGAATCGCCGTTTCGCCGATGCTGGCGTGGGGATTTGTGATTCGGGTGCCATCAAACCAATTGCGATTCGGTCGATATCGTGGTGATCGTTACTGTAACGCGCGGTGATTTGCGCGACGAGATCGCAATGGCCAACGAAGCATTCGCCCTTTCGCCCATGTCTGCCCGCGCGGCCGAGCCGAACGAGCAGGATTACGACGCGATCCGCGAAGCCTTCATGGAGACGGCGCGCGGCCGCTGGTTCCTCGGCGAATACGCCAGGCGCAACCGCAACGCCGACACGAGCATGGTGCTCGACGCGGTCGCGAAAATCGAAGAAACCCTTGCGGCGCAGCGGCAACCCGTCGTCGAGGATCGTCTGCCCGAAGCACTGGTCGAGATCCGTCGCGCGATCCATGATGCCGAGACGAGCGCCATCGCCGCCTTCGATCCCACCGCGATCGAGGCAAGCCTCGCCGCGATCCCGCGCGGCGTGCGCATCATCAAGGAGATCTCCTGGCGCTGGCGCGAGATCGGCGCCGACGGGCGGATCTGCGACCTCATTGATTCGCAGCTCGCCTCGATCGAGGCCGCCTGCGGACAGATTTCGATCATCGACCCCCGCGTCGAGCTCAAGGCCGCATTCGATCTGTTGAGGGATCGGGTCGAGCAGACCGACGGCGGCGCAACGCCGCAGGCGCCCTCGGCTCCGGTGCAGGAGGCGCCGTCATCCGGTGCCGACGCTATTCCTGTCGAGACCGCGCCCGCGACGATGGCGAGCGACGCAGCCGTGGCTTTTACGGAGGCGCCGCAGGATCTCGCATCGGCTGCCGAGCCCGAAGCTGCCATCGAGGCGGCCGTCGCCAGCGAAGCGTTCGCCGAGACCGAGCCGGCCATGG
The sequence above is drawn from the Bradyrhizobium amphicarpaeae genome and encodes:
- a CDS encoding MFS transporter; this encodes MAPESQIPTPASAKRRFAVSLALFYSAVFAVSGTHLPFFPVWLKAIGVDAAWIGLINALPAITRFTTLPQVTAFAEKRHAIRAGMMVSVLATAIGFTAVGLQQQPLALFLIYALTCMMWTPTMPLTDAYALRGVARYGLDYGPLRLWGSAAFAAGSLACGFLVDHIAARDLIWVIVAWAVVAVAAGLLLRPLDEVGRKTTERHAGEALLRDAGFWAVIVSAALIQGSHVAYYTFSAINWQLHGISGLTIAGLWTLGVIAEIAVFALSPRFSLHPSTMIAIGGLSAVLRWIVTANEPPLALLAIVQLGHGLSFGMTVVGTMNLLVQRVPSHQIARGQGYLAACSGLLSAATSIASGAIYARIGDGVYYVMAAMAAAGALLIWSARHRLMPHPQSEASGG